In Lutra lutra chromosome 6, mLutLut1.2, whole genome shotgun sequence, the following are encoded in one genomic region:
- the LOC125103322 gene encoding LOW QUALITY PROTEIN: butyrophilin-like protein 1 (The sequence of the model RefSeq protein was modified relative to this genomic sequence to represent the inferred CDS: inserted 3 bases in 2 codons) — translation MEDCCWGSLLSHLPSLLLFFQLSAGGSAEEFMVIGPSEPIVAALGADITLPCLVSPAMDVENMELRWFRSKFSEAVFIYQNQREQTEEQLAEYRGRTSLVKDFLTQGEAAVRIHNVQAFDNGLYTCFFRMGIFHEEVGLELKVAGVGSAPQVHITGPEEDGVRVVCMASGWFPKPQVQWRALSGKKFLMFSETQVQDAAGLFTIEATLVVRDSSSGNVTCSVLNPILGQEKAXAIFIPEPFFPHSSPWKPVFMVILTVLMLPLLGAALYIMREHTAKLQETQEWEKLHRDKEEDQQIKEEALKARDELQADLDWRKSVYLAALKKAKLYADWPKEKFQALSVSLDPESAHSSLDVSDDKTRPNTQKLGSIAXLGHEGITSGCCYWEVEIRNAKRSEWALGVCRRDVEKKGWYQESPKKGIWAVGVYGYTFYSFPDNSELLVPIPQRVGVFLDLKEGDVSFYNMTDGSHLFSFPLASSSGTLFPYFRLRSEDVSLTICSGVAGPLQTPVPVNNPPCSPEEPVSLSGQGFSSGCGVDGALPGAESPLLPFGPEAMSP, via the exons ATGGAGGATTGCTGCTGGGGCTCTTtgctctcccatctcccctccctgcttctttTCTTCCAGCTGTCTGCTGGGGGCTCTGCAG AGGAGTTTATGGTGATTGGCCCCTCCGAACCCATTGTGGCAGCGCTGGGTGCGGACATCACGCTGCCATGTCTTGTGTCCCCGGCCATGGATGTGGAGAATATGGAGCTGCGGTGGTTCCGCTCCAAGTTCTCAGAAGCAGTGTTCATCTATCAAAACCAGCGGGAGCAGACAGAAGAGCAGTTGGCTGAGTACAGAGGGCGAACCTCACTGGTGAAGGATTTCCTCACCCAGGGGGAGGCTGCTGTGCGCATCCACAATGTCCAGGCTTTCGACAACGGGCTGTATACCTGCTTCTTCAGAATGGGAATCTTCCATGAAGAGGTCGGTTTGGAACTGAAGGTGGCAG GTGTGGGCTCTGCCCCTCAAGTGCACATCACAGGGCCAGAGGAGGACGGGGTCCGAGTTGTGTGCATGGCCTCGGGGTGGTTCCCAAAGCCCCAAGTGCAGTGGAGAGCACTCAGTGGAAAGAAGTTCCTGATGTTCTCTGAGACCCAGGTCCAAGATGCTGCAGGGCTATTCACTATAGAGGCCACTCTTGTGGTGAGGGACAGCTCTTCAGGGAATGTGACCTGCTCAGTCCTCAACCCCATCCTGGGCCAGGAGAAGG AGGCCATTTTCATCCCAG AACCCTTCTTCCCTCATAGTTCTCCCTGGAAGCCGGTTTTCATGGTGATCCTGACTGTGCTGATGCTCCCACTCCTTGGGGCTGCCCTCTACATCATGAGAGAACATACTGCAAAGCTCCAGGAGACACAGGAATGGGAGAAACTGCACAGAGACAAGGAGGAGGACCAGCAGATAAAGGAGGAGGCACTGAAGGCTAGAG aTGAACTCCAAGCAGATCTTG ATTGGAGGAAATCTGTTTACCTGGCTG CCTTGAAGAAGGCAAAACTGTATGCAG ATTGGCCGAAGGAGAAGTTCCAGGCCT TGTCTGTCAGTCTGGATCCAGAGTCTGCCCATTCCAGCCTTGATGTCTCTGATGATAAGACTAGACCAAATACACAGAAGTTGGGTTCTATAGC TCTTGGTCATGAAGGCATCACATCAGGGTGCTGTTACTGGGAGGTGGAGATAAGGAATGCAAAAAGAAGTGAGTGGGCCCTGGGGGTCTGTAGGAGAGATGTGGAGAAGAAAGGCTGGTACCAGGAATCCCCAAAAAAGGGGATCTGGGCTGTGGGTGTGTATGGATATACATTCTATTCCTTCCCTGATAATTCAGAACTCCTTGTGCCAATTCCCCAGAGGGTAGGGGTTTTCCTGGACCTGAAGGAAGGGGATGTCTCATTCTACAACATGACTGATGGTTCccaccttttctccttccctctcgcTTCCTCCTCTGGGACTCTGTTTCCGTACTTCAGGTTGAGGTCAGAAGATGTGTCCCTGACCATCTGCTCTGGGGTGGCTGGGCCTCTGCAGACCCCTGTTCCCGTTAACAACCCTCCTTGTTCTCCAGAGGAGCCTGTGAGCCTCTCAGGTCAGGGGTTCAGTTCAGGCTGTGGTGTTGATGGTGCTCTCCCAGGGGCTGAATCTCCATTACTTCCCTTTGGTCCTGAAGCTATGTCCCCATAA